One part of the Dermacentor andersoni chromosome 2, qqDerAnde1_hic_scaffold, whole genome shotgun sequence genome encodes these proteins:
- the LOC126542812 gene encoding motile sperm domain-containing protein 2-like, which yields MPYMLENDVFGEEKNWDLVTPEQIRELRQHFLDTWNEEDDVYYDEDVKKIKESDDFCRKIIAHVRLDMELAHKVAAYHLRWRRYVKIRDIKEESIPKEYFEQNAIYPYGKDKLGCHVLVLRCKNYTKGQADVLEVKRVFLFFLEKLYNDHGAKKVTMVFDCSGAGLSNMDIDFTKFIFNVFLKRYPLGLGYVLVYDMPWLFNAAWKIIKGWMMPEAAARVKMVNTEEIKNYIDPKELPVHMGGTDTYEYSYVPGKPLGERVAC from the exons atgcCGTACATGTTGGAGAACGACGTATTTGGAGAAGAGAAGAACTGGGATCTGGTAACGCCGGAACAGATCCGCGAGCTGCGCCAGCACTTCCTCGACACCTGGAATGAGGAGGACG ATGTGTACTACGACGAAGATGTGAAGAAGATAAAGGAGAGCGATGATTTCTGTCGGAAGATAATCGCCCACGTGCGGCTCGACATGGAGTTGGCCCACAAGGTCGCCGCGTACCATCTTCGCTGGAGACGTTATGTCAAGATCCGAG ATATCAAGGAGGAATCCATACCTAAGGAGTATTTTGAGCAAAACGCAATCTACCCATACGGCAAAGACAAGCTTGGATGCCACGTGT TGGTGCTCCGGTGCAAGAACTACACCAAGGGTCAAGCCGACGTTCTTGAAGTGAAGCGGGTGTTCCTGTTCTTCCTGGAAAAGCTGTATAATGATCATGGCGCCAAGAAGGTCACTATGGTGTTCGACTGCAGTGGGGCCGGCCTGAGCAACATG GATATAGACTTCACCAAGTTCATCTTCAACGTATTCCTCAAGAGGTACCCGCTGGGCCTTG GCTACGTCCTTGTCTACGACATGCCATGGTTGTTTAATG CCGCCTGGAAGATCATCAAGGGCTGGATGATGCCTGAGGCCGCAGCACGCGTCAAGATGGTCAACACGGAGGAGATAAAGAATTACATTGACCCCAAGGAGCTCCCAGTCCACATGGGCGGAACG GACACTTACGAGTACAGCTACGTCCCAGGAAAGCCGCTCGGAGAGCGAGTCGCTTGTTGA